In Terriglobia bacterium, the following are encoded in one genomic region:
- a CDS encoding glycine cleavage system protein H, whose product MSDAKTDRPLRHLLREDADPCIWMAAGQVAYKLCDRGFRCEECLLDACFRGQGSAGFGSVRDVPAAAAEPEFPDDRLYDTGHTWAGVVADGRIRIGLDAFASRLLRHVSGIVLPPAGGRVERGHVGCWVTDENVTLSLKSPVSGTVVRSNPRLRSSPALAAESPYTEGWLLEVACENAEAAVNGLLGAPEIRARAQADLNRLRDLSMEAQGEREGPSIGATLADGGEPAQDLRRQLGPSEYYGIVSRLVG is encoded by the coding sequence TGGCGGCGGGGCAGGTGGCCTACAAGCTCTGCGACCGCGGTTTCCGGTGCGAGGAGTGCCTCCTCGATGCCTGCTTCCGCGGCCAGGGGAGCGCCGGCTTCGGGTCGGTGCGTGACGTTCCCGCTGCGGCGGCCGAGCCCGAGTTCCCCGACGATCGCCTGTACGACACGGGGCACACCTGGGCCGGGGTCGTGGCCGACGGCCGGATCCGGATCGGTCTCGACGCGTTTGCCTCCCGCCTACTCCGCCACGTCTCGGGGATCGTTCTGCCCCCCGCCGGCGGGCGCGTGGAGCGAGGGCACGTCGGCTGCTGGGTGACCGACGAGAACGTCACGCTGTCACTCAAGAGCCCGGTCTCGGGAACGGTCGTCCGCTCGAACCCCCGGCTGCGCTCTTCCCCCGCCCTGGCCGCCGAGTCGCCCTACACCGAGGGGTGGCTCCTCGAGGTGGCCTGCGAGAACGCCGAGGCGGCCGTGAACGGGCTCCTCGGCGCCCCCGAGATCCGGGCGCGGGCGCAGGCGGACCTCAACCGGCTCCGGGACCTCTCCATGGAAGCGCAGGGGGAGCGGGAAGGGCCTTCGATCGGAGCGACGCTGGCCGACGGCGGCGAGCCGGCGCAGGACTTGAGGCGCCAGTTGGGCCCGTCCGAGTACTACGGGATCGTGTCGCGCCTCGTCGGCTGA
- a CDS encoding HAMP domain-containing histidine kinase, protein MPEPNQAASPPSRFSLLYNSVSLRLFLLLFGVVIAGVTLHAYASGRSTASQWMGFLEQSAHRSSELIKSGTYYGMLMDRKEEVHRTIDKIAQTPDVVGVRIYDKRGIIIVSADPREIGRRVDLQAEACVVCHDRSQPLHSVPTRNRTRVYRAPDGERILGLISPIENGPECSNAACHAHRPDQTILGVLDVMMSLSSADERMRDQTRELILSSLLMVAVIGASSALFIYRVVRVPVQRLIAGTASVARGDLDTRIDVGTRNQIGQLAECFNAMTDDLRRARRELTEWSEKLEQKVVVKTDELSHAHRQIVQMEKMASLGKLSATVAHELNNPLAGILTYAKLVGRSLGEERFEPDERAEIARYLDLIQKESRRCGDIVRNLLVFARVSGGEFALQRVNPILERAAMLVRHHLEIKGIKLESHAISGNDEVICDADQMQQALLALLVNAVEAMPQGGTMTLRADGDADAVRIEVGDTGVGIPAEVLPHIFEPFFSTKEGGTGVGLGLSVVYGIVQRHGGSVTVDSAVGRGSTFTLRFPRRPDQASGGAAAGSGG, encoded by the coding sequence ATGCCCGAGCCAAACCAAGCCGCCTCGCCGCCGAGCCGATTCTCGCTGCTCTACAACTCCGTCAGCCTCCGCCTGTTCCTGCTGCTGTTCGGGGTCGTGATCGCCGGTGTCACGCTCCACGCCTACGCGAGCGGCCGGTCCACGGCCTCGCAGTGGATGGGTTTCCTCGAGCAGAGCGCCCACCGGTCCAGCGAGCTGATCAAGTCGGGGACCTACTACGGGATGCTCATGGACCGGAAGGAGGAGGTCCATCGCACCATCGACAAGATCGCCCAGACCCCCGACGTCGTCGGCGTCCGGATCTACGACAAACGCGGGATCATCATCGTCAGCGCCGATCCGAGGGAGATCGGCCGGCGGGTCGACCTCCAGGCCGAGGCGTGTGTGGTCTGCCACGACCGCAGCCAGCCGCTCCACTCGGTCCCGACCCGGAACCGGACGCGGGTGTATCGGGCGCCGGACGGCGAACGGATCCTCGGGTTGATCAGCCCCATCGAGAACGGGCCCGAGTGCTCCAACGCCGCCTGCCACGCCCACCGTCCGGACCAGACCATCCTGGGGGTCCTCGACGTCATGATGTCGCTCTCGTCGGCCGACGAGCGGATGCGAGACCAAACTCGCGAGCTGATCCTCTCGAGCCTCCTGATGGTGGCGGTGATCGGGGCGTCCTCGGCGCTGTTCATCTACCGGGTGGTGCGCGTGCCGGTCCAGCGCCTCATCGCGGGGACGGCGAGCGTGGCTCGCGGGGATCTCGACACGCGCATCGACGTGGGGACCCGGAACCAGATCGGCCAGCTGGCGGAGTGCTTCAACGCGATGACCGACGACCTGCGCCGCGCGCGTCGCGAGCTGACCGAGTGGTCCGAAAAACTCGAGCAGAAGGTGGTCGTGAAGACCGACGAGCTGAGCCACGCCCATCGGCAGATCGTCCAGATGGAGAAGATGGCCTCGCTGGGGAAGCTGTCGGCCACGGTCGCTCACGAGCTGAACAACCCGCTGGCGGGCATCCTGACCTACGCGAAGCTGGTCGGCCGCAGCCTCGGCGAAGAGCGGTTCGAACCCGACGAGCGCGCCGAGATCGCGCGCTACCTCGATCTGATCCAGAAGGAGTCGCGGCGATGCGGTGACATCGTCAGGAACCTGCTGGTCTTCGCGCGGGTCTCGGGCGGCGAGTTCGCGCTCCAGCGGGTGAACCCGATCCTGGAGCGCGCGGCGATGCTGGTCCGGCACCACCTGGAGATCAAGGGCATCAAGCTCGAGAGCCACGCGATTTCCGGGAACGACGAGGTGATCTGCGACGCGGACCAGATGCAGCAGGCCCTCCTCGCCCTTCTGGTCAACGCCGTCGAGGCGATGCCCCAAGGAGGAACGATGACCCTCCGGGCCGATGGGGACGCAGACGCGGTGCGCATCGAGGTCGGCGACACCGGGGTCGGTATCCCGGCGGAGGTCCTCCCTCACATCTTCGAGCCGTTCTTCTCGACCAAGGAGGGTGGGACCGGAGTCGGGCTCGGGCTCTCCGTCGTGTACGGGATCGTCCAGCGGCACGGAGGGAGCGTCACGGTGGACTCGGCCGTCGGAAGAGGCTCGACATTCACCCTGCGGTTCCCGCGGCGACCCGACCAGGCGTCGGGCGGAGCCGCCGCGGGGAGCGGCGGGTGA
- a CDS encoding sigma-54 dependent transcriptional regulator — MRREDASILVVDDEFSVRDSLCGWFRKDGFKVETAENATEALRKLQEGSWDIVLLDIKMPGMDGLELQQRIHEIDPDVITVMITAYASVESAVQALKQGAFDYITKPIDPDELSHLVRKALDQRHLKTENVQLRQKIDQLSQFGEIVGDSSQMQKVLELVRSVAETDATVLIRGESGTGKELIAQAIHANSHRRYFPIVPVNCGALSESLLESELFGHEKGAFTGAVYRRKGKLEMSNGGTLFLDEVGSISLKTQVELLRVLETKEFTRLGGTKPTRVDFRVICATNQNLEKTVEEGQFREDLYYRLNVFSIYLPPLRERRQDIPQLAQHFLRKYALQMNKNFTEINPEAMDMLVRHEWPGNIRELANAVERALVVGRPPSVRPGDLPLQISSRSDSIPTDSLAAMEKAHIQRILERTGWNITRAAETLKIDRVTLYNKIKKYDLRK; from the coding sequence ATGAGACGAGAGGACGCGAGCATCTTGGTCGTGGACGACGAGTTCTCGGTGCGGGACTCCCTCTGCGGCTGGTTTCGCAAGGACGGGTTCAAGGTGGAGACCGCCGAGAACGCCACGGAGGCCCTGCGAAAGCTCCAGGAGGGATCATGGGACATCGTTCTCCTGGACATCAAGATGCCCGGAATGGACGGCCTCGAACTCCAGCAGCGGATCCACGAAATCGATCCCGACGTCATCACCGTGATGATCACCGCTTACGCCTCGGTGGAGTCGGCGGTCCAGGCGCTGAAGCAAGGCGCCTTCGATTACATCACCAAGCCGATCGACCCCGACGAGCTGAGCCACCTGGTCCGGAAGGCGCTCGACCAGCGCCACCTCAAGACCGAAAACGTCCAGCTGCGGCAGAAGATCGACCAGCTCTCCCAGTTCGGCGAGATCGTGGGGGACAGCTCCCAGATGCAGAAGGTGCTCGAGCTGGTCCGGTCGGTGGCCGAGACCGACGCGACCGTCCTGATCCGCGGCGAGAGCGGGACCGGCAAGGAACTCATCGCACAGGCCATTCACGCCAACAGCCACCGCCGCTATTTTCCGATCGTCCCGGTCAACTGCGGCGCCCTGTCCGAGTCGCTCCTCGAGAGCGAGCTCTTCGGCCACGAGAAAGGGGCGTTCACCGGCGCGGTCTACCGCCGCAAGGGGAAGCTCGAGATGTCCAACGGCGGGACGCTCTTCCTGGACGAGGTGGGATCCATCTCCCTCAAGACCCAGGTCGAGCTCCTCCGGGTCCTCGAGACCAAGGAGTTCACCCGGCTCGGCGGAACCAAGCCGACGCGCGTGGATTTCCGGGTCATCTGCGCCACCAACCAGAATCTCGAGAAGACGGTGGAGGAGGGCCAGTTCCGGGAGGATCTCTATTACCGCCTGAACGTTTTCAGCATCTACCTCCCACCGCTTCGGGAGCGGCGGCAGGACATCCCGCAGCTCGCCCAGCATTTCCTCCGGAAGTACGCGCTCCAGATGAACAAGAACTTCACGGAGATCAACCCCGAGGCCATGGACATGCTGGTTCGCCACGAGTGGCCCGGCAACATCCGGGAGCTCGCCAACGCCGTCGAGCGGGCCTTGGTGGTCGGCAGGCCGCCCTCGGTGCGCCCCGGCGACCTCCCTCTCCAGATCAGCTCCCGCTCGGACAGCATTCCGACGGATTCCCTCGCCGCCATGGAAAAGGCGCACATCCAGCGGATCCTGGAGCGCACCGGGTGGAACATCACCCGGGCCGCGGAGACCCTCAAGATCGACCGGGTGACGCTCTACAACAAGATCAAGAAGTACGATCTGCGCAAGTAG
- a CDS encoding archaemetzincin family Zn-dependent metalloprotease: MASLCLVPIYFSDRHAMIELLAERISRTFSLDVHVRPPWFDPELPFDPARGQYNSTLFLGQLLRGLDETASRVLGITSVDLYVPVLTFVFGEAQLAGKAAVVSTHRLRNEAYGLPADDGFLMDRLGKEAVHEIGHTYGLVHCVSPTCVMRSSTYVEEIDLKSPEFCPACREEIPRGA, encoded by the coding sequence ATGGCGTCGCTCTGCCTCGTGCCGATCTATTTCAGCGACCGGCACGCCATGATCGAGCTGCTGGCGGAACGGATCTCGCGGACGTTCAGCCTCGACGTGCATGTCCGCCCTCCTTGGTTCGACCCCGAGCTGCCGTTCGATCCGGCCCGCGGACAGTACAACTCCACGTTGTTCCTCGGCCAGCTCTTGAGGGGCCTCGACGAGACCGCCTCGAGGGTCTTGGGCATCACCAGCGTGGACCTCTACGTGCCGGTCCTCACGTTCGTCTTCGGCGAGGCGCAGCTCGCCGGGAAGGCGGCGGTGGTCTCGACGCACCGGCTCCGCAACGAGGCCTATGGCCTCCCGGCGGACGACGGGTTCCTGATGGACAGGCTGGGCAAGGAGGCGGTCCACGAGATCGGGCACACGTACGGCCTCGTCCACTGCGTGTCCCCCACCTGCGTCATGCGGTCTTCGACCTACGTCGAGGAGATCGACCTCAAGTCCCCCGAGTTCTGTCCCGCCTGCCGCGAGGAGATTCCGAGGGGCGCCTGA